From Myxococcus stipitatus, one genomic window encodes:
- a CDS encoding AMP-dependent synthetase/ligase codes for MGTSLADLEAQCQSLADKLTLPLLLKRNAEEFADLPALSSGDVTLSWARIRERSAALARGLGALGLKRGERMMIMMSSRPEHWLVDYGAVHLGAIPCTAYQTLSTEQVGYVARHSAATVVVLEGADEVSRWRSVLETLPAIKRVVVLDPAAVPAGDSRFVSFAQVEASGRELHEADPKVFEEGWKSIRPEDPIAMMYTSGTTGDPKGVVLSHRNAFYEAIAVDLAAPVPMRTPSIAYLPLAHIAERELGLYRSAFKALHVHVCSDPTGVVPLMAKVRPPAFFGVPRVWEKLAGGLRAKLGTLEPEKRDAILAAHAVTLEAFRLEGSGKSVPAELAQKVAVMEEKVLKPLRGVLGLDALQWASSGSAPIPVEVLEYLGGFGIRVLEVWGMSETTGCATVNTPTDFRVGSVGRPIPGLEVKLADDGEIFVRGPVVFLGYLADDGRIVSPLDADGWLATGDIGTVDAEGYLTITDRKKELLITSSGKNIAPSKIEGMLRAHPLVGQAIAIGDGWPYVTALVSLDAEVAPLWAKARGINAATVAELAREPAVLAELTALVAASNERLSRAEQVKRFEVVAEAWGPATGELTPTLKLKRRVILGQYAARIATLYSKD; via the coding sequence CTCGGCGGCGCTGGCCCGGGGACTGGGGGCGCTCGGCCTGAAGCGCGGCGAGCGGATGATGATCATGATGTCGAGCCGGCCCGAGCACTGGCTCGTCGACTACGGCGCGGTCCACCTGGGCGCCATCCCCTGTACCGCCTACCAGACGCTGAGCACCGAACAAGTAGGCTACGTCGCCCGGCACAGCGCGGCCACGGTGGTGGTGCTGGAGGGCGCCGACGAGGTCTCCCGCTGGCGCTCGGTGCTGGAGACGCTCCCCGCCATCAAGCGCGTGGTGGTCCTCGACCCGGCGGCCGTGCCCGCGGGGGACTCGCGCTTCGTCTCGTTCGCCCAGGTGGAGGCGTCCGGCCGCGAGCTGCACGAGGCGGACCCGAAGGTCTTCGAGGAGGGCTGGAAGAGCATCCGCCCCGAGGACCCCATCGCGATGATGTATACGTCCGGCACCACGGGCGACCCCAAGGGCGTGGTGCTCAGCCACCGCAACGCCTTCTACGAAGCCATCGCGGTGGACCTGGCGGCGCCGGTGCCCATGCGCACGCCGTCCATCGCGTACCTGCCGCTGGCGCACATCGCGGAGCGGGAGCTGGGCCTGTACCGCTCGGCCTTCAAGGCGCTGCACGTGCACGTCTGCTCCGACCCCACGGGCGTGGTGCCGCTGATGGCGAAGGTGCGCCCCCCCGCCTTCTTCGGCGTGCCCCGCGTCTGGGAGAAGCTCGCGGGAGGCCTGCGCGCGAAGCTGGGGACGCTCGAGCCCGAAAAGCGCGACGCCATCCTCGCGGCCCACGCCGTGACGCTGGAGGCCTTCCGCCTGGAGGGCTCCGGCAAGAGCGTGCCCGCGGAGCTGGCGCAGAAGGTCGCGGTGATGGAGGAGAAGGTGCTCAAGCCGCTGCGCGGCGTGCTGGGGCTGGACGCGCTCCAGTGGGCCAGCAGCGGCTCCGCGCCCATCCCCGTGGAGGTGCTGGAGTACCTGGGCGGCTTCGGCATCCGGGTGCTGGAGGTCTGGGGCATGAGCGAGACCACCGGCTGCGCCACCGTCAACACACCCACCGACTTCCGCGTGGGCTCCGTGGGCCGCCCCATCCCCGGGCTCGAGGTGAAGCTGGCGGACGACGGTGAAATCTTCGTGCGCGGCCCGGTGGTGTTCCTGGGCTACCTCGCGGACGACGGGCGCATCGTCAGCCCGCTGGACGCGGACGGGTGGCTGGCCACCGGCGACATCGGCACGGTGGACGCGGAGGGCTACCTCACCATCACCGACCGCAAGAAGGAGCTGCTCATCACCTCGAGCGGGAAGAACATCGCCCCGTCGAAGATCGAGGGCATGCTGCGCGCCCACCCGCTGGTGGGGCAGGCCATCGCCATCGGCGACGGCTGGCCGTACGTGACGGCGCTCGTGTCGCTCGACGCGGAGGTGGCGCCCCTGTGGGCGAAGGCCCGGGGCATCAACGCGGCCACCGTGGCGGAGCTGGCGCGGGAGCCGGCGGTGCTGGCGGAGCTGACGGCGCTGGTGGCCGCGAGCAACGAGCGGCTGTCCCGCGCCGAGCAGGTCAAGCGCTTCGAGGTGGTGGCGGAGGCCTGGGGCCCCGCGACCGGCGAGCTGACGCCCACCCTCAAGCTCAAGCGGCGGGTCATCCTCGGCCAGTACGCCGCGCGCATCGCCACGCTGTATTCGAAGGACTGA
- a CDS encoding acyl-CoA dehydrogenase family protein — protein sequence MHPRTPEQASFAAAIDAFCRAKTGTRAQRDALTNHGAEAHSPALYAQMAELGWLGVGLPPEYGGSGGGLTEICLFAERTAYGLAPVGGYITTAVAAGPYLKFATEAQRQKVLGGIARGRVEAIAMSEPGAGSDVAALTCRAQKVPGGYVVNGQKTWISNAHLADHMLLVARTQTHGSRHEGLTMFCVPTGTQGVEIRGIPTLGGKEVNDVFFTDCFLPEDAVVGKVDQAWPQLMAGLNSERLILAASMLGRGRRAFDDAVAYVKERKQFGKPVGSFQALKHRIADLATELDCCELLVYRVAAMADDAPDRMLPREASMAKLKTTETAKRVALEGMQMMGGYGYALEYDMESHLRATVISTVFGGTSEIQRDIIGKTFGL from the coding sequence ATGCATCCGAGAACTCCCGAGCAAGCCTCGTTCGCGGCCGCCATCGACGCGTTCTGCCGAGCGAAGACGGGCACCCGCGCCCAGCGCGACGCCCTGACGAACCACGGCGCCGAGGCCCACAGCCCCGCGCTCTACGCGCAGATGGCCGAGCTGGGGTGGCTCGGGGTGGGGCTGCCCCCGGAGTACGGCGGCTCCGGCGGCGGCCTCACGGAGATCTGCCTGTTCGCCGAGCGCACCGCCTACGGGCTCGCGCCGGTGGGCGGCTACATCACCACGGCGGTCGCCGCCGGGCCCTACCTCAAGTTCGCCACGGAGGCGCAGCGCCAGAAGGTGCTCGGCGGAATCGCCCGGGGGCGGGTGGAGGCCATCGCCATGTCGGAGCCCGGCGCCGGGTCCGACGTGGCCGCGCTCACCTGCCGCGCGCAGAAGGTCCCCGGCGGCTACGTGGTCAACGGCCAGAAGACGTGGATCTCCAACGCCCACCTCGCGGACCACATGCTGCTGGTGGCGCGCACCCAGACGCACGGCTCGCGCCACGAGGGGCTGACGATGTTCTGCGTGCCCACGGGCACCCAGGGCGTGGAGATTCGCGGCATCCCCACCCTGGGCGGCAAGGAGGTCAACGACGTCTTCTTCACCGACTGCTTCCTCCCGGAGGACGCCGTCGTGGGGAAGGTCGACCAGGCCTGGCCGCAGCTCATGGCGGGCCTCAACAGCGAGCGGCTCATCCTCGCCGCGTCCATGCTCGGCCGGGGGCGGCGCGCCTTCGACGACGCCGTCGCGTACGTGAAGGAGCGCAAGCAGTTCGGCAAGCCGGTGGGGTCGTTCCAGGCCCTCAAGCACCGCATCGCGGACCTGGCCACGGAGCTGGACTGCTGCGAGCTGCTCGTCTACCGCGTGGCGGCCATGGCGGACGACGCGCCCGACCGCATGCTCCCCCGCGAGGCCTCCATGGCCAAGCTGAAGACGACGGAGACCGCCAAGCGCGTGGCGCTGGAAGGCATGCAGATGATGGGGGGCTACGGCTACGCCCTCGAATACGACATGGAGTCGCACCTGCGCGCCACGGTGATTTCCACCGTCTTCGGCGGCACCAGCGAAATCCAGCGGGACATCATCGGCAAGACGTTCGGACTGTAG
- a CDS encoding acyl-CoA dehydrogenase family protein, translating to MTARPRWSSDELEQVRQLAATYFTKEVIPNVPKHVAQGHPDKALYRRAGELGLLCMSVPEAYGGGGGTFAHEAILTEEQVKAGDPSMGFAVHCSIVAHYVLSYASEAQKQKWLPKLASGEWVGAIAMTEPGTGSDLQAISTRAVRDGDFYKVSGAKTFISNGRVCDFLIIVARTGGPGHAGISLLCAEVSDTTPGFERGRILDKLGGKGQDTTELFFDELQVPVVNVLGGEEGKGFIQLMQQLPQERLSTALIAMASIERAVDLTVEYTKQRHAFGKPLFALQNTRFELAECATLRRVCRSFIDECVESHLAGSLDVTTAAMAKYWVTDQACIVADRCLQLFGGYGYMKEYPISHLFADTRVLRILAGANEVMKELVARSL from the coding sequence ATGACGGCACGTCCCCGGTGGAGCTCGGACGAGCTCGAGCAGGTGCGCCAGCTGGCGGCCACCTACTTCACCAAGGAAGTCATCCCCAACGTCCCCAAGCACGTGGCCCAGGGGCACCCGGACAAGGCGCTCTACCGCCGCGCGGGCGAGCTGGGCCTGTTGTGCATGTCCGTCCCGGAGGCGTACGGCGGCGGCGGCGGCACCTTCGCCCACGAGGCCATCCTCACGGAGGAGCAGGTCAAGGCCGGCGACCCGTCCATGGGCTTCGCCGTGCACTGCTCCATCGTCGCGCACTATGTGCTGTCGTACGCCTCCGAAGCGCAGAAGCAGAAGTGGCTGCCCAAGCTCGCCAGCGGCGAGTGGGTGGGCGCCATCGCCATGACCGAGCCGGGCACCGGCTCCGACCTGCAGGCCATTTCGACCCGCGCGGTGCGTGACGGCGACTTCTACAAGGTGAGCGGGGCCAAGACGTTCATCTCCAACGGCCGGGTGTGCGACTTCCTCATCATCGTCGCGCGCACGGGCGGTCCGGGCCACGCGGGGATTTCGCTGCTGTGTGCCGAGGTCTCCGACACCACCCCCGGCTTCGAGCGGGGGCGCATCCTCGACAAGCTGGGCGGCAAGGGCCAGGACACGACCGAGCTGTTCTTCGACGAGCTCCAGGTGCCGGTCGTCAACGTGCTGGGGGGCGAGGAGGGCAAGGGCTTCATCCAGCTGATGCAGCAATTGCCCCAGGAGCGGCTGAGCACCGCCCTCATCGCCATGGCCAGCATCGAGCGGGCGGTGGACCTGACGGTGGAGTACACCAAGCAGCGGCACGCCTTCGGCAAGCCCCTTTTCGCCCTGCAGAACACGCGGTTCGAACTGGCGGAATGCGCGACGCTGCGCCGGGTGTGCCGCAGCTTCATCGACGAGTGTGTGGAATCACACCTCGCGGGGTCGCTCGACGTGACGACGGCGGCCATGGCCAAATACTGGGTCACCGACCAGGCCTGCATCGTCGCGGACCGCTGCCTCCAGCTTTTCGGAGGCTATGGGTACATGAAGGAGTACCCTATCTCCCACCTGTTCGCGGACACGCGCGTGCTCCGCATCCTCGCTGGAGCGAACGAGGTCATGAAAGAGCTCGTCGCCCGTTCCCTCTAA
- a CDS encoding acetyl-CoA C-acetyltransferase, whose translation MSQEAFIFDAVRTPRGKGKKGSLHGIKPISLLVGLVDALKKRHPSLDPQRIDDVVLGIVSPVGDQGADIARTLVLAAGLPETTGGVQLNRFCASGLTAVNLAAQQVRSGWEHLVIAGGVESMSRVPMGSDGGAWAMDPATNYDTYFVPQGISADLIATIEGFTREDVDRYAVKSQQRAAKAWAEGWFKKSVVPVVDQNGLTVLDRDEHMRPDSTVASLGQLNPSFAGIGEAGGFDAVALQKYHAVERIEHVHTPANSSGIVDGAALVLVGSEKVGKDLGLTPRARISAVATSGSDPTIMLTGPIPATQKLLSIAGLSVKDIDLFELNEAFASVVLKYQKDLDIPDEKLNVNGGAIAMGHPLGATGAMILGTVVDELERRKARRAVITLCVGGGMGVATLVERV comes from the coding sequence GTGAGCCAGGAAGCCTTCATCTTCGACGCCGTTCGTACCCCTCGCGGCAAGGGCAAGAAGGGGTCGCTGCACGGCATCAAGCCCATTTCCCTGCTGGTGGGGCTGGTGGACGCGCTCAAGAAGCGCCACCCCAGCCTCGACCCCCAGCGCATCGACGACGTGGTGCTGGGCATCGTGTCGCCGGTGGGGGACCAGGGCGCGGACATCGCCCGCACGCTGGTGCTGGCCGCGGGCCTGCCGGAGACCACGGGTGGCGTGCAGCTCAACCGCTTCTGCGCCTCCGGCCTGACGGCGGTGAACCTGGCCGCCCAGCAGGTCCGCTCCGGGTGGGAGCACCTGGTCATCGCCGGCGGCGTGGAGAGCATGAGCCGCGTGCCCATGGGCTCCGACGGCGGCGCGTGGGCCATGGACCCGGCCACCAACTACGACACCTACTTCGTGCCGCAGGGCATCTCCGCGGACCTCATCGCCACGATTGAAGGCTTCACCCGCGAGGACGTGGACCGCTACGCGGTGAAGTCCCAGCAGCGCGCCGCCAAGGCGTGGGCGGAGGGCTGGTTCAAGAAGTCCGTCGTCCCCGTGGTGGACCAGAACGGCCTCACCGTGCTGGACCGCGACGAGCACATGCGCCCGGACTCCACCGTGGCGTCGCTCGGGCAGCTCAACCCGTCCTTCGCCGGCATCGGCGAGGCGGGCGGCTTCGACGCGGTGGCGCTCCAGAAGTACCACGCGGTGGAGCGCATCGAGCACGTGCACACCCCGGCCAACTCCTCCGGCATCGTCGACGGCGCCGCGCTGGTGCTGGTGGGTTCGGAGAAGGTGGGCAAGGACCTGGGCCTGACGCCGCGCGCGCGCATCTCCGCGGTGGCCACCTCCGGTTCGGACCCCACCATCATGCTCACCGGCCCCATCCCGGCCACCCAGAAGCTGCTGTCCATCGCCGGCCTGTCCGTCAAGGACATCGACCTGTTCGAGCTGAACGAGGCCTTCGCCTCCGTGGTGCTCAAGTACCAGAAGGACCTGGACATCCCGGACGAGAAGCTCAACGTCAACGGCGGCGCCATCGCCATGGGGCACCCGCTGGGCGCCACCGGCGCGATGATCCTGGGCACCGTGGTGGACGAACTGGAGCGCCGCAAGGCCCGCCGCGCCGTCATCACCCTGTGCGTGGGCGGCGGCATGGGCGTGGCCACCCTCGTCGAGCGCGTTTGA
- a CDS encoding 3-hydroxyacyl-CoA dehydrogenase NAD-binding domain-containing protein — translation MSDTNTIRWERDADGIVILTLDDPSQSANTMNAAYVKSMRATVDRLVREKADITGVIITSAKKTFFAGGDLNDLRAVKKEDAKQVFDLGQEIKAQLRALETLGKPVVAAINGAALGGGLEIALACHRRIIADVKGAQVGLPEVTLGLLPGGGGVVRTVRMLGIVEALMQVLLQGQRYRPQEAKEKGLVHEVVDSVEALLPAAKAWVKANPNAQQPWDAKGYKIPGGTPSTPALAANLPAFPANLRKQLKGANMPAPRAIMAVAVESTQVDVDTAFTIESRYFTELVTGQVAKNMIQAFFFDMQHINSGGGRPKGYPQHTAKKVGILGAGMMGAGIAYVCAKAGIDVVLKDVSLEAAQKGKGYSVKLVEKAVSKGKSTKEKGDALLSRITPTADPAALAGCDLVIEAVFESVELKHKVFQEIQGVVAKDAVLASNTSTLPISLLAEGVQRQPDFVGMHFFSPVDKMPLLELIAGKNTSDATLAKAIDIAVQIGKTPIVVNDSRGFFTSRVIGTFLNEAIAMVGEGIHPASVEQAGLQAGYPAAPLQLMDELTLTLPRKIRQETQAAAVAAGKTWEPHGSYPVVDALIDTHGRKGRSTGAGFYDYEDGKRTQLWPGLVQHYTRPGYTIPFEDMKERMLFAEAIDTVRCFDEGVLRSAADANIGSILGIGFPAWTGGVAQYINGYEGPSGTGPRGFVNRARELAARYGKHFLPPASLVEKAEKGEFLK, via the coding sequence ATGAGTGACACGAACACCATCCGCTGGGAACGAGACGCCGACGGCATCGTCATCTTGACGCTGGATGACCCGAGCCAGTCCGCCAACACCATGAACGCCGCCTACGTGAAGTCCATGCGGGCGACCGTGGACCGGCTCGTCCGCGAGAAGGCGGACATCACCGGCGTCATCATCACCTCCGCGAAGAAGACCTTCTTCGCGGGCGGGGACCTGAACGACCTGCGCGCGGTGAAGAAGGAGGACGCGAAGCAGGTCTTCGACCTGGGCCAGGAAATCAAGGCGCAGCTGCGCGCGCTGGAGACCCTGGGCAAGCCCGTCGTCGCCGCCATCAACGGCGCGGCGCTGGGCGGCGGGCTCGAAATCGCGCTCGCCTGCCACCGCCGCATCATCGCGGACGTGAAGGGCGCCCAGGTGGGCCTGCCCGAGGTGACGCTGGGCCTGCTGCCCGGTGGCGGCGGCGTGGTGCGCACGGTGCGCATGCTGGGCATCGTGGAGGCGCTGATGCAGGTGCTGCTCCAGGGCCAGCGCTACCGCCCGCAGGAGGCCAAGGAGAAGGGCCTGGTCCACGAGGTGGTGGACTCCGTGGAGGCGCTGCTGCCGGCCGCCAAGGCGTGGGTGAAGGCCAACCCCAACGCCCAGCAGCCGTGGGACGCGAAGGGCTACAAGATTCCGGGCGGCACGCCGTCCACGCCCGCGCTCGCCGCCAACCTGCCGGCCTTCCCGGCCAACCTGCGCAAGCAGCTCAAGGGCGCCAACATGCCCGCCCCCCGCGCCATCATGGCCGTGGCGGTGGAGAGCACGCAGGTGGACGTGGACACCGCGTTCACCATCGAATCGCGCTACTTCACCGAACTGGTCACCGGCCAGGTCGCGAAGAACATGATCCAGGCGTTCTTCTTCGACATGCAGCACATCAACTCCGGCGGCGGCCGCCCCAAGGGCTACCCGCAGCACACGGCGAAGAAGGTGGGCATCCTCGGCGCGGGCATGATGGGCGCGGGCATCGCCTACGTGTGCGCCAAGGCCGGCATCGACGTGGTGCTCAAGGACGTGAGCCTGGAGGCGGCCCAGAAGGGCAAGGGCTACTCCGTCAAGCTGGTGGAGAAGGCCGTCTCCAAGGGCAAGTCCACGAAGGAGAAGGGGGACGCGCTGCTGTCGCGCATCACCCCCACCGCGGACCCCGCCGCGCTGGCCGGGTGCGACCTGGTCATCGAGGCCGTGTTCGAGAGCGTGGAGCTCAAGCACAAGGTGTTCCAGGAGATCCAGGGCGTCGTCGCCAAGGACGCGGTGCTGGCGTCCAACACGTCCACGCTGCCCATCTCCCTGCTGGCCGAGGGCGTGCAGCGGCAGCCGGACTTCGTGGGCATGCACTTCTTCTCTCCCGTGGACAAGATGCCGCTGCTGGAGCTCATCGCGGGCAAGAACACGAGCGACGCGACGCTGGCGAAGGCCATCGACATCGCGGTGCAGATTGGCAAGACGCCCATCGTCGTGAACGACAGCCGGGGCTTCTTCACCAGCCGCGTCATCGGCACGTTCCTCAACGAGGCCATCGCCATGGTGGGCGAGGGCATCCACCCCGCGTCCGTGGAGCAGGCGGGCCTGCAGGCGGGCTACCCCGCAGCGCCGCTCCAGCTGATGGACGAACTCACCCTGACGCTGCCGCGCAAGATTCGCCAGGAGACGCAGGCCGCCGCGGTGGCCGCCGGCAAGACGTGGGAGCCGCACGGCAGCTACCCCGTGGTGGACGCGCTCATCGACACGCATGGCCGCAAGGGCCGCTCCACGGGCGCCGGCTTCTACGACTACGAGGACGGCAAGCGCACCCAGCTGTGGCCGGGGCTCGTCCAGCACTACACCAGGCCGGGCTACACCATCCCCTTCGAGGACATGAAGGAGCGCATGCTGTTCGCGGAGGCCATCGACACGGTACGCTGCTTCGACGAGGGCGTGCTGCGCTCGGCGGCGGACGCCAACATCGGGTCCATCCTCGGCATCGGCTTCCCGGCGTGGACGGGCGGCGTGGCCCAGTACATCAACGGCTACGAGGGGCCCAGCGGCACGGGCCCCCGGGGGTTCGTCAACCGCGCGCGGGAGCTGGCGGCGCGCTACGGCAAGCACTTCCTGCCTCCCGCCTCGCTGGTGGAGAAGGCCGAGAAGGGTGAGTTCCTGAAGTAG
- a CDS encoding aldehyde dehydrogenase family protein → MAQGARLAAVPPSLDAKALVEKQRAYFETRVTLPLQWRREQLQVLERTVRKYEAEILAALRSDLNKSPEEAYLTEVGSIYGEVRTALKNVKSWMKPRKGSAPLVIQPARAYQYSDPLGVTLIIAPWNYPYQLSIAPLIGALAAGCTAVLKPSELAPATSAVLARLLGEAFPPEVVAVVEGDAKASQALLAERWDLIFFTGGTAVGRVVAEAAAKHLTPTVLELGGKSPCIIDRSADLEVTARRIAWGKYVNAGQTCIAPDYVLIPPDLKERFTGLVRKAVQEFYGKDPRASSDYGRIISARHFERVSALAKDGTVAFGGERDADSRYFSPTVITDAPVTSPLMQDEIFGPLLPLVDCGSIDEAIRFVRSRPKPLALYSFASDAAVHERVLTETSSGGAVTNDVCVHFAVEGLPFGGVGESGLGGYHGQASFDAFSHKKSVVKRPFALDMKLRYPPYSGKLSLFKRFL, encoded by the coding sequence ATGGCTCAGGGTGCCCGCCTCGCCGCCGTACCGCCCTCGCTCGACGCGAAGGCGCTCGTCGAGAAGCAGCGTGCGTACTTCGAGACCCGCGTGACGCTCCCGCTGCAGTGGCGGCGGGAGCAGTTGCAGGTGCTCGAGCGTACCGTCCGCAAGTACGAGGCGGAGATACTCGCCGCGCTCCGCTCGGACCTGAACAAGAGTCCGGAGGAGGCCTACCTCACGGAGGTGGGGAGCATCTACGGCGAGGTGAGGACCGCCCTGAAGAACGTGAAGTCGTGGATGAAGCCGAGGAAGGGCTCCGCCCCCCTCGTCATCCAGCCGGCGCGGGCCTACCAGTATTCGGACCCGCTCGGCGTGACGCTCATCATCGCGCCGTGGAACTACCCCTATCAGCTGTCCATCGCGCCGCTCATCGGCGCGCTGGCGGCGGGCTGCACCGCGGTGCTCAAGCCCAGCGAGCTGGCCCCGGCGACGTCCGCCGTGCTGGCCAGACTCCTGGGCGAGGCCTTCCCCCCGGAGGTCGTCGCGGTGGTGGAGGGCGACGCCAAGGCGAGCCAGGCGCTGCTCGCCGAGCGCTGGGACCTCATCTTCTTCACCGGCGGCACCGCGGTGGGGCGGGTGGTGGCCGAGGCCGCGGCGAAGCACCTGACGCCCACGGTGCTGGAGCTGGGCGGCAAGAGCCCCTGCATCATCGACCGGAGCGCGGACCTGGAGGTCACCGCGCGCCGCATCGCCTGGGGCAAGTATGTCAACGCCGGGCAGACCTGCATCGCGCCGGACTACGTGCTGATTCCCCCCGACCTCAAGGAGCGCTTCACCGGGCTGGTGCGGAAGGCCGTCCAGGAGTTCTACGGGAAGGACCCTCGCGCCAGCAGCGACTACGGCCGCATCATCAGCGCGCGCCACTTCGAGCGCGTCAGCGCGCTGGCCAAGGACGGCACGGTGGCCTTCGGCGGCGAGCGCGACGCGGACAGCCGCTACTTCTCGCCCACCGTCATCACCGACGCGCCGGTGACGAGCCCGCTGATGCAGGACGAGATCTTCGGGCCGCTGCTGCCGCTGGTGGACTGCGGCAGCATCGACGAGGCCATCCGCTTCGTGCGCTCGCGGCCCAAGCCGCTGGCGCTCTACAGCTTCGCGAGCGACGCGGCCGTGCACGAGCGCGTGCTCACGGAGACGTCCAGCGGCGGCGCGGTCACCAACGACGTGTGCGTCCACTTCGCCGTGGAGGGGCTGCCCTTCGGCGGCGTGGGCGAGTCCGGCCTGGGGGGCTACCACGGCCAGGCCAGCTTCGACGCCTTCAGCCACAAGAAGAGCGTGGTGAAGCGGCCCTTCGCGCTGGACATGAAGCTGCGCTACCCGCCGTATTCCGGGAAGCTGAGCCTGTTCAAGCGCTTCCTCTGA